In Hydractinia symbiolongicarpus strain clone_291-10 chromosome 15, HSymV2.1, whole genome shotgun sequence, one DNA window encodes the following:
- the LOC130628978 gene encoding uncharacterized protein LOC130628978 gives MAVKLFHRIYKAVSRKNKDSYRHKQLNETKYYVDAGQYFIERCDLIIRANDNRKIKKNSSKANLNRLSGISLKSYNEIGQQRAKRRNAIFELSEDERVGLSLVLKTHIQTRRLLDYGML, from the coding sequence ATGGCAGTAAAGTTATTTCATCGAATCTATAAAGCGGTTAGTCGGAAAAACAAAGATAGCTACCGGCACAAGCAACTAAACGAGACAAAATACTACGTCGACGCTGGTCAGTATTTTATCGAACGTTGCGACTTAATTATCCGAGCAAACGATAacagaaaaatcaaaaaaaattcttcaaaagCAAATTTGAACAGGCTGAGTGGGATTAGTTTGAAGTCGTATAATGAAATTGGACAGCAGAGAGCAAAAAGAAGAAATGCTATTTTCGAGTTGTCCGAAGATGAGCGAGTTGGGTTAAGCTTGGTCTTAAAGACACATATTCAAACTCGAAGATTACTCGATTATGGAATGCTATAG
- the LOC130628543 gene encoding uncharacterized protein LOC130628543, translating into MAPFYNVFCVVVLLQGYLVTLVEMSHIPNDDWRLDKDYDPWSLTGTFIQGTPRQCSPPESPKNGRWVCSYGFGENGRSLCMVDCKRGHVIKDAPTIFNCDKGKWSIFPSKDLSGNDVTNLGLVPYGDCISYKDFVRNQLESSE; encoded by the exons ATGGCACCTTTTTATAACGTATTTTGTGTTGTGGTTTTGTTACAAGGATATTTGGTCACACTTGTCGAAATGTCACATATTCCCAATGATGACTGGCGATTGGATAAAGATTATGATCCATGGTCGT TAACCGGAACATTCATACAAGGCACGCCAAGACAGTGTAGCCCTCCGGAATCTCCAAAGAACGGTCGGTGGGTATGCAGCTACGGTTTTGGTGAAAATGGGAGAAGTTTATGCATGGTGGATTGCAAGAGAGGTCACGTGATAAAAGACGCCCCAACAATCTTTAATTGCGATAAAGGAAAATGGAGTATATTTCCGTCAAAGGACCTCTCTGGTAATGATGTAACAAATCTCGGGCTGGTACCTTATGGTGACTGCATATCGTATAAAGATTTTGTTCGTAACCAACTTGAATCGAGTGAATGA
- the LOC130628542 gene encoding V-type proton ATPase subunit C 1-B-like produces MTMASEFWLISAPGERTPVQTWETCKAKTNGLSLNYKFNLPELKVGTLDTLVGLSDDLGKLDVQVESIVRKVAGYFAEVLEEQKDKVLENLQVNGMDPALYLVKFNWDSAKYPIKQSLRNLSEIISKQVSQIDSDLKTKASAYNTIKANLQTLERRETGSLLTRNLNSLVKKEHFVLGSEYLQTLLVIVQKNNSQEWEQTYEKLTDMIVPSSTQMVTSDNEHCLYTVTLFRKVIDEFKHHAREKKFVVRDFVWDDNAIAASKEELTKLNQDKRKHFGPLVRWLRVNFGEVFIAWIHVKALRVFVESVLRYGLPVNFQAMILQPNKGKNRKLRDTLDSLYSYLDGQQSDEKGEHVDIPGVMMAQHEYFSYVYFNIKMNLLDR; encoded by the exons ATGACTATGGCTTCTGAGTTTTGGCTGATTTCTGCTCCAGGGGAAAGAACTCCAGTGCAGACATGGGAGACATGCAAAGCAAAAACAAATGGCTTATcacttaattacaaatttaatttGCCAGAGTTAAAG gtTGGAACGTTAGACACATTAGTTGGCTTGTCAGATGATTTGGGAAAACTTGATGTGCAAGTGGAGAG cATTGTGCGAAAGGTTGCAGGTTATTTTGCCGAAGTTTTAGAAGAACAAAAAGATAAAGTTTTGGAAAATTTGCAAGTCAATGGAA TGGACCCTGCACTGTACTTGGTGAAGTTTAACTGGGATTCTGCTAAATACCCTATCAAACAATCATTACGAAATCTCTCAGAAATTATCAGCAAG CAAGTCAGTCAGATTGATAGTGACCTGAAGACTAAAGCCTCAGCATACAACACTATCAAGGCTAACCTGCAAACATTGGAGAGAAGGGAAAC AGGGAGTTTACTGACACGCAACCTGAATTCACTGGTGAAGAAAGAACATTTTGTGTTGGGAAGTGAATATTTACAAACTCTTCTTGTTATTGTTCAAAA AAATAATTCACAAGAATGGGAGCAGACATACGAGAAATTGACAGACATGATCGTACCGTCATCCACACA GATGGTAACAAGTGACAACGAACATTGCTTGTACACCGTGACACTGTTCCGTAAAGTGATTGACGAATTTAAACACCATGCCAGAGAAAAAAA GTTTGTTGTGCGAGATTTTGTGTGGGATGACAATGCTATAGCAGCCAGTAAAGAAGAACTCACTAAACTTAACCAagacaaaagaaaacatttt GGTCCACTTGTTCGTTGGTTGAGAGTAAACTTTGGTGAAGTTTTTATTGCGTGGATACATGTCAAG GCGTTACGTGTATTTGTCGAATCAGTGTTACGTTATGGTCTTCCTGTCAACTTTCAAGCCATGATACTACAG CCAAATAAaggaaaaaatagaaaacttCGTGACACATTGGATAGTTTGTATTCATACCTGGATGGTCAACAGTCTGATGAGAAAGGAGAG CACGTCGACATACCTGGTGTCATGATGGCGCAACACGAATACTTCTCTTATGTTTACTTCAACATCAAAATGAATCTTCTCGATCGTTAG
- the LOC130628973 gene encoding uncharacterized protein LOC130628973 → MMAKTRGKEVDEHLQYTEDSEENRDVEKHPEHVEENPKQAKEHSEQVGGNNRHAGESTNCSSCSSAIAFILVAFLVSVSFLCLCLQHTRKKQWSFVIIYYPLIVYMGVSLIGITACHMSKSTFIDEGDNCRRPHAQQTLKYLVYLGYLFAAGNFLIDLFGYAMALFCSNNQYLFEYCTLSLYHLVRLLFVAGQLVFLQTFITDRIIANFNKMRFLIAFLIATNITAWMTIFFQFGILQGGFDGQSNIKEYTELHCKSNIFQIASEVEKYSDPFILEYSLLAITLLLNIYPRQTVEQIKREYEPWVIMCEDKRKSKMFFKKHEEYSSTPGLLAGMLIGLPVVAAYIFTTEKGPHYVYDVMYNYTIQGINHVIVIVISILAWKECLKYHKPDPDSHINKADYKVLLGTALLGFGIYHLLIIYSAVYFFAKSSNLDDKEYNEESKVTDAFMLIHSLINLISPFLQTFMIFKLHGYKKERCSDHAKEIPGCKCSPESRYSAALLRQYLLALVMINTMFWMSGSFIDMKASPGASYLITYKVVDKETHSMLWFLVITFSSPVSTFYRIHAAAMLFNIWSKFNEFPEFIQVEQDVPLLHV, encoded by the exons ATGATGGCTAAAACGCG GGGAAAAGAGGTAGATGAGCATCTTCAGTACACAGAAGATTCTGAAGAAAATCGTGACGTGGAAAAACATCCTGAACACGTGGAAGAAAATCCTAAACAGGCGAAAGAACATTCTGAACAGGTGGGAGGAAATAATCGACATGCTGGCGAAAGTACAAACTGTTCCAGCTGTTCCAGTGCTATTGCTTTTATACTAGTCGCATTTCTGGTCAGTGTGTCTTTCTTGTGTTTATGTTTGCAAcacacaagaaaaaaacaatggaGTTTCGTCATTATATACTATCCATTAATTGTCTACATGGGTGTGTCTCTAATCGGCATTACTGCTTGCCACATGAGTAAAAGCACATTTATAGATGAAGGTGATAACTGCAGAAGACCACACGCGCAGCAGACGTTGAAATATTTAGTATATCTCGGCTACTTGTTTGCTGCGGGCAACTTTCTCATTGACTTGTTTGGTTACGCAATGGCTTTGTTTTGTTCTAATAATCAATATTTATTTGAGTACTGCACATTATCACTTTATCATCTTGTTCGTCTACTGTTTGTGGCAGGGCAGCTGGTTTTCTTACAGACATTTATCACTGATCGTATCATAGCTAATTTTAACAAGATGCGTTTCTTAATCGCTTTTCTGATTGCTACAAATATAACAGCCTGGATGACTATCTTCTTTCAATTTGGTATTCTACAAGGTGGATTTGATGGGCAGTCCAACATCAAGGAATACACAGAACTACATTGCAAAAGTAACATATTTCAAATTGCTAGTGAAGTTGAGAAATATTCCGACCCGTTCATATTAGAGTATAGCCTTCTGGCAATAACATTGCTTCTCAACATTTACCCGCGCCAAACAGTAGAACAAATTAAGCGTGAATACGAACCCTGGGTAATTATGTGCGAAGACAAAAGAAAATCaaagatgttttttaaaaaacacgaaGAATATTCAAGTACCCCGGGTTTACTTGCAGGTATGTTGATCGGTCTTCCAGTTGTTGCTGCATATATTTTTACTACAGAGAAGGGTCCGCATTACGTTTATGACGTAATGTATAATTACACAATACAAGGTATCAATCACGTCATCGTTATTGTTATATCGATCTTGGCGTGGAAAGAGTGCTTGAAATACCACAAACCAGATCCTGATTCACACATAAACAAAGCAGATTATAAAGTGTTACTTGGAACAGCTCTTTTGGGGTTCGGTATTTACCACTTACTCATCATATATTCCGCAGTTTATTTCTTTGCAAAAAGTTCAAACTTAGATGATAAAGAATACAATGAGGAAAGTAAAGTCACTGATGCTTTTATGTTAATTCACAGTCTCATAAATCTTATCTCTCCATTTCTACAGACGTTTATGATTTTCAAATTGCAcggatataaaaaagaaaggtgTTCTGATCATGCAAAGGAAATTCCAGGATGTAAATGCTCGCCAGAAAGTAGGTATTCAGCTGCACTTCTTAGACAGTACCTTCTAGCACTTGTTATGATCAATACCATGTTTTGGATGTCAGGATCGTTTATAGATATGAAGGCATCCCCTGGGGCCAGTTATTTGATTACGTACAAGGTGGTTGATAAAGAAACACATTCTATGTTATGGTTCCTGGTAATTACTTTCTCGAGTCCTGTATCGACTTTTTATCGTATACATGCAGCCGCCATGTTGTTTAACATCTGGTCGAAATTTAACGAATTTCCTGAGTTTATACAAGTAGAACAGGACGTTCCCCTACTGCACGTGTAA